Within the Deltaproteobacteria bacterium genome, the region CGTGGATGAACCGATTCCGCCGGCTCCTCGTCCGCTGGGAGAAGCGCGAGCAGAACTACGAGGCAATGCTCCATCTCGCCTGTGCCTGGATCACGATGAAACTGGCTGGGGTTTTCGGATAGGCTCTAAGTTCTGCTAGGCACGGAACCTGCTCACTGCCTGCGATGT harbors:
- a CDS encoding IS5/IS1182 family transposase — protein: WMNRFRRLLVRWEKREQNYEAMLHLACAWITMKLAGVFG